From Suncus etruscus isolate mSunEtr1 chromosome 6, mSunEtr1.pri.cur, whole genome shotgun sequence, one genomic window encodes:
- the CD93 gene encoding complement component C1q receptor yields MMAPMATSAGCLLLLFLVQPWAGAGADKEAVVCAETACYTAHRGKLSANEAQEHCSQNGGNLASVKTEEEAQHIQRALDKLLKSELLETRMGKFWIGLQREKGKCWDPDVPLRGFSWLAGAENTSYTNWFKEPKNSCIFKRCVSIMLDLSLPAQARPLPKWSEGICGSPGSPGSNIEGFVCKFSFKGMCRPLALGGPGEVNYTTPFQSTSSSLEAVPFASVANVACEDEDSTVHYFLCTEKEPDVFIWDNSGPLCVRSEYRCNFNNGGCQQDCFEGGDGSFRCGCRPGFRLLDDLVSCVSRNPCSSNPCVGVATCHSEPYGKSYTCLCPEGLQLDPSGHHCIDVDECESGSVCSQDCINTIGSFRCHCWVGYEPIDVDQVTCEDVDECARNLSHCAQGCMNTKGSFYCTCQKGYVLEKDSNLCLDVDECDKAEGTQPCDDLCINTQGSFLCGCRPGWELASDRVSCIMNSTESPGILAGPSQRDMGDKEGSMSSATVPSPTKDSKLTSKVTPSTRRPSRPPKVRTSPAAVETLAPTGSSNHWMEPSTHYPTATTGDEESTGGHVVAKHSDEGTKGQKMLLFYILGSVVAILLLLALVLGLLFYFKRRAKREEITKKNPQSTTDSYSWVPGRAEKRTKENNYR; encoded by the coding sequence ATGATGGCTCCAATGGCCACCTCCGCTGGCtgcctgctgctgctgttcctgGTCCAGCCCTGGGCAGGAGCTGGTGCTGACAAGGAGGCTGTGGTCTGCGCAGAGACTGCCTGCTACACTGCCCACCGGGGCAAGCTGAGCGCCAACGAGGCCCAGGAACACTGCAGTCAGAATGGGGGCAACTTGGCCTCGGTGAAGACTGAAGAGGAGGCACAGCACATCCAGCGAGCCCTGGACAAGCTGCTGAaatcagaacttctggaaactcGGATGGGCAAGTTCTGGATTGGACTCCAGCGAGAGAAGGGCAAGTGCTGGGACCCTGATGTGCCCCTGCGGGGTTTCAGCTGGCTGGCTGGGGCCGAGAACACAAGTTATACCAACTGGTTCAAAGAGCCGAAGAACTCTTGCATCTTCAAGCGCTGTGTGTCCATAATGCTGGACCTATCCCTGCCAGCCCAGGCCAGACCCCTCCCCAAATGGTCTGAGGGTATCTGTGGATCCCCTGGCTCTCCTGGAAGCAATATCGAGGGCTTTGTGTGCAAATTTAGCTTCAAAGGCATGTGCAGGCCCTTGGCTCTGGGGGGTCCGGGTGAGGTGAATTATACCACCCCTTTCCAGAGCACCAGCTCCTCCCTGGAGGCTGTGCCCTTTGCCTCCGTGGCAAATGTGGCCTGTGAGGATGAGGACAGTACTGTGCATTACTTCCTTTGTACAGAGAAAGAGCCTGATGTCTTCATTTGGGACAATTCAGGTCCTCTATGTGTGAGATCTGAGTATAGATGCAACTTCAACAATGGAGGGTGTCAGCAGGACTGTTTTGAGGGAGGGGATGGATCTTTCCGCTGTGGCTGCCGGCCAGGGTTCCGGCTGCTAGATGATCTCGTGTCTTGTGTCTCCAGGAACCCTTGCAGCTCCAACCCCTGCGTAGGGGTAGCCACATGCCACTCTGAACCCTACGGGAAGAGCTACACTTGCCTCTGTCCGGAAGGTTTACAGCTGGACCCGAGTGGGCACCACTGCATCGATGTGGATGAGTGTGAGAGTGGCTCTGTCTGCTCCCAGGACTGTATCAACACTATTGGGAGCTTCCGATGTCACTGCTGGGTGGGCTATGAACCTATTGATGTTGATCAGGTTACCTGTGAAGATGTGGATGAATGTGCCAGAAACCTCTCCCATTGTGCCCAGGGCTGCATGAACACGAAAGGCTCATTCTACTGTACCTGCCAAAAGGGCTATGTCCTGGAAAAAGACAGCAACCTGTGCCTGGACGTGGATGAGTGTGACAAAGCAGAGGGCACTCAGCCTTGTGATGACCTGTGCATCAACACACAGGGATCTTTTCTCTGTGGCTGCCGTCCTGGCTGGGAGCTAGCCTCAGACAGAGTCTCCTGCATAATGAACAGCACTGAGTCCCCAGGAATACTGGCTGGGCCTTCCCAGAGGGACATGGGAGATAAAGAAGGGTCTATGTCTTCTGCCACAGTGCCTAGCCCCACTAAGGACTCTAAACTCACCTCTAAGGTGACACCCAGCACAAGGAGACCCTCCCGTCCACCTAAAGTACGTACCAGTCCAGCTGCGGTTGAGACATTGGCTCCCACTGGGTCCTCTAACCACTGGATGGAGCCCAGCACCCATTACCCCACAGCCACCACTGGCGATGAGGAGTCTACAGGTGGGCATGTTGTGGCAAAGCACAGTGATGAAGGCACTAAAGGGCAAAAGATGCTCTTGTTTTATATCCTGGGCTCTGTGGTAGCCATCTTGCTTTTGCTGGCTCTGGTTCTGGGGCTACTGTTCTACTTCAAAAGGAGAGCAAAGAGGGAGGAGATAACGAAGAAAAATCCCCAGAGTACAACAGACAGCTACTCCTGGGTTCCAGGGCGAGCTGAGAAGAGGACTAAAGAGAATAATTACAGGTAA